From the Argentina anserina chromosome 3, drPotAnse1.1, whole genome shotgun sequence genome, the window ACTCACAAAGCTCCAGAAATTCTGGATGAGTTGTTCgcgagtggaagagtgaagcATGACACTACGATGCCTACCGCAGTGCAGATTTAAAGGAAGAAGTGCTGCAAGTTTCACAACTTGTTCAATCACCACACAGCTGATTGTGTTAAGCTCAAGGACCAGTTGCAGACCTGGATTAACAAAGGAATGCTTGGGGTGGACACGGAGAGAGCTGCAGCTTGGGTAATGTTGATCCCTTCCCTACAGTGTCAGTGGTAGAAGTCGCACTATTGAAAACACCATTGAAGACTCATCGCCCTTCTAGGTTTGCTGAGTATACTTATGATGCGTCATTGGCTCATGAGAACTTGGACAAGCTTATTGCTGAGGGTGAGACCATTGTACCATGGACTGAGTTCCTATCCACGGACGAAGTTAAAGGTAAACGGTATTGTAAGTTTTATAACGTTTGGACTTATGATACTCGTATTTGCACACAGCTCAATGACCAGGTACAGCAGTGGTTAGATGAGGGAGTGTTGTCCTTCACTTCAGACCCTGATCTGGGCGAGGAGACAACAGCGAAAAGAGTATCCGCGGAGCAGGAGGTTGTGATAGCCAAGCAATCTAGCCCGGGGAAACAAAGGAGCGTTGTCCAACACAAGGAACAAAATGTTGCGAAGGCCAAAACTTATGTTCTTTGCAATCGGTGCAAGAGGGAGTGTTACATAAATTGTGATAATGTTGACAAACGCGAAGAGTCGCGAAGGCACCGGAGGCCTCGCTCGCCAACAAATCTTTCTGAGAACAAGGAGTCCAAGAAAGCTAGGGTTCAGACAGATACTTATGCTCAAGTGTTGAAAAGGCCACACTCGGGTCTAGGCAGGGTCGTGAACGTTCTTGGAGGGCAGCAAATTGGGGCAACTGGACCAGAAGCTAAGGCTTCGCGCGAGGTCCTACAACGTCGTACATACCACCTGCGCCGAGGTCACTAAAATCCGATGTCGGGTACGTTCAAGAGCACGGAAGAGCTAAGGAAGCTACAAAAACTCAGTAGAGGAACGTTGAGAAAAGGTGGGGAAAGGCCAAGCGAATGCTAGAGGCGTATAACCGAGGGGAGCTCTCTCGCGAGCAGTTAGAGCAGCCACCTTGGTTGTTGCGAGAGACAGTTGAAAAGCTTAGTTTCAGGCCATATGTGCACATTCGCCGGAATGATCACCACAGGAGGGACCCATACCCCTGGGCAAGCGTTCATAATCGACTTGAATGGCCAGTAGAAGCTGCTCCTACATGAAGAGTTTCAATCCATGATAGGTTGTCTTACGCGTCTACTGACAGCAGAGTAACAAATAAATAACGCACACAGGGTGTTTCTATTCAGCAAAAACAACAGCGAACTAGCGTTGCTCAATCTACGCAATCTAAATGGATACCTAAAAGGTCTGTGAGTAGGCCAGGCCGTCAGGAACCAATCTCGGAAGGAGTTAAACCACAATTTGAGTGGAAACTGAAGGTTAGAGAACCAACACTAGTGGTTCCAATAGCACAAGAGTCAACACTAGCGGGTCCAGAAGAGGTCCAGGCTACGACAGTAGTTATTCCTCCTCAGGTTCCTCAGGAACAATCGCTAACAGAGTATCTCAAGAGTAAGTTCCCCTCGCGAACGTCAACTTGGTCCATGCCGAAAGTTGATATGGAGGAGCCCGGCGATAAGGAGCATGGGTTAGAGTTTTCCGATCCAGAGGAGGAGCTGGAACAAGGGTATGATGACGAGATAGTCGCTACTCCAGCCTGCAACATGTTTGATCTCTCTCATGGGGACGCCTTGGAGGGAGGAACACCGAAGCTAGACAGAGTTCGTAGTTGCAACATGGTGTTCACCTTGTCTTCGAAGTATGCTCTTCCACGACCAATGCCATCTCATCTATTTATTAGAGGTGAGACGCAGGCCCAGGAGGTGGGTACAGTTGCAGAGTTGTCATCTACCGAGGTGCCGACTTTTGAGAAGGACTCGAGGAAAGAGGGAGCTGATAAATCTCACACAATGACAGAGCTCCAAAGCTTCTTTATGATGTTCACAAAGCCCACCGCTACCATGACTCAGCACATTAAACCCTTATACATATCAGCTCAGATGGAGGGTAAAAGAGTGAACAAAATCCTCATCGACGGCGGTGCAGCAGTTAGTATCATTACCATGAAAACAGTCGAAGCACTTGGCATCGCGAAGGAAAAGGTTCTCAGTAGCAATCTCAAGGTCAGGAGTTTTGCTGGCAACTTAACTAAGACCTTGGGAGTATTAATCCTCAAAGTCAAAATAGGACCTACGGAATTGTTCCAGACATTCTTCGTCACGGATTGCACCGCTCCATACAGCATCATACTGGGTAGGGATTGGATACATTGAGCTTATTGCATCCCTTCTACTCTACACCAAGAGATGTTGATGTGGGATCCCGCAACTGACAAGGCAGCATTAGTAAAAGCAGATGATCGTCCATACTCGGTCGCGTCCTGTATTCTCGATGCAGAGTATTATTCGGGTGACATGAGGCCTTTGGGAGTTGCTGGGATAGATACTAAGGGTCGTCCAGTGGGGGTGACTTCTACAGAATTGACACGATGGGGTCTCGTACAGGTCAAGACAGACATAGGTAGACCTGACTTCATCGTGAAAACCAAAAATCCTCATCCATGAGTGCATCGCTGGCCAAGGAGCAGGAGCAGGCCTATGTGTCCTTTCTCCAAAGTTTATCTATTTACAGAGAGGAATGGGAGGCTTGGGGGGCAGTAGCACTAGTTGAATGCATTGAGGATGATTTTACCAAAATTTCGGCAGAAGAGGAGTTCATTCAACCAGCACCAGCAGCTTTGGATGATATTCCACCTAAAGTAAAGGATCTAGTGGAAAAGATCAATCTTGGTACTACAGACAAGCCCATGGAGGTTGGAATAAGTAAGCACCTGGATGAGGAACTGAGACAAGGTTTGATAGAGTTGTTGCAAGAGTTCCGCGATTACTTTGCTGAGAAATTTGAGGACATGCCAGGTTTGTCCCTAGATTTGGTCTGCCATCGCTTGCCCATCATGGAGGGGTACAAGCCGGTACAACAAAATCCGCGACGAATGAGTGCAGACACAGCAGCAGCAGTCAAGAAAGAGGTTCAGAACATGCTCCAAGCCGGTATTATCCGACCAGCCAAATATTCTCAGTGGTTATCAAATATAGTACCGGTACGGAAGAAAAATGGTAAGATTCGCGTGTGTGTGCACTACCGAAACCTGAATACTGCGACACCAAAGGATGTCTATCCGATGCCCGTGGCAGATATGTTGGTCGACGCGGTCGCCGGGCATGAATTATTATCTTTTATGGACGGTACTGCTGGTTATCATCAGATTCCTGTTTATGAACCGGATAGGCACAAAACAGCATTTCGCTGCCCAGGGTTCACTGGAGTGTTTGAATATAACAATATGTCGTTTGGTTTGACCAACGCGGGGGCTACATACCAGCGAGCAATGAACCTGATTTTTCATGATGTGCTGAGGGGCATTCTCGAGGTCTATATCGATGACGTGGTAGTCAAGTCTAAGAAGAAGGAAGATCACATCGAGAATTTGCGAACAGTGTTCACCAGGATGAGAAAGCACAAGCTCAGGATGAACCCAGCTAAATGCGTTTTTGGGGTTTGAGCAGGAGACTTCTTGGGTTTCATAGTGCACGAACGAGGTATTGAGGTCGCGGAAGATAAGGCTAAAGCTGTTTTGGACACGCCAGCACCAAGGAACAAGAAGGAACTTCAAAGTTTACTTGGGAAAATAAACATCCTTAGACGCTTCATTTCTAATTCCGCTGGCAAAACCGCAGTCTTCTCTCGTTTGCTGAAGCTTAAGGCGCATCAAGAGTTTCATTGGGGACCTGCGCAACAGGCAGAGTTTGAGAAAATCAAGGAATACCTTACGCATCCACCTGTTCTTAGACCTCTACGGCCGGGAATACCTTTGAAGTTATACATCTCCGCATCTCCTTACTCCATCGCAGGACTCCTAGCATAGGATGGTGATGGACAGGGGGGCAAGAAGGTTGAACATGCGGTTTATTACTTGAGCCGAACCTTGTTAGATGCTGAAACTAGATACTCGCCGATTGAGAGGTTATGTTTAGCTTTGTACTTCGCAGGTAGTAAGCTTCGCCATTACATGCTATCATTTACTACGCTGGTGGTGGCACAAACTGATTTAGTAAAGTATATGCTTACCAGACCTATGCTTAGGGGCCGGATCATTAAGTGGATTTTGGCGTTATCAGAGTTTTCTTCACAGTATACACCCTTAAGGGTGCTCACAGGGCAGGCAGTGTCCGACTTCTTGTTGCATCATCCTATTATGGAGGAGATTGATGACCAGAATGTGGTTGTTTCCTTCGTTCACACTCAGCCTTGGGTTTTATACTTTGATGGTAGCAGCACCGATCATTTGTCCGGGGCGGGTGTCACATTGGTTAATCCCTCTGGCGTCAGACACTGTTACTCGTTTCAGCTGGAGTGGAAGTGCACTAACAATCAGGCAGAATATGAGGCCATCATCATTGGCTTGGAGTTGTTGCTTGATCTGGAGGTCACCGAGGTAGAGGTATTAGGTGATTCTCTCCTAGTCATTAACCAACTCAAGGGGGTTTACAAGTGCAACAACTTTACATTACTCCCTTTTTAGGAACGAGCGTCAGAATTGTTAGACCAATTTGCCGATATGGTGCTTGATTATATTCCTCGCAAACGAAATTTCGCTACCAATGAATTAGCACAGCTGGCTACAGGCATTCAACTGGCGGATGGCGTTCGTGAAATAATTTTGAAGGTTCAGAGACGCACATTACCTTCCGTTATGGGAAGGAAGGAGGTTAACGATGAATGGTTGGTGGCTATTGTCGATACTATCGATGAGGATTCGCGGCAGCCAATCATCCAGTACCTGACTGATCCTTCCGCACCGGTGGACAAGAGGGTTAGGTATTTCGATACTAACTACGTCCTTCGAGGCGGTGAGCTATTGCGCAGGGCAGAAGATGGTTTGTACCTACGATGCATCTATGGAGCAGAGGCTAAGAGGTGTTTGCGAGAGGTTCATTGTGGCAATTGTGGTTCTCACTAGGCTGGTCCAAAGATGTGATGGCTTATTCGCCGATATGGTTTTTATTGGCCTACCATGCTCAAGGACTGCATCAGCTTCGCACAGGGTTGCATCGAATGTCAAATGCATGGACCAGTCCAGCATGTGCCTGACGTGCCTCTGCAACCAATCATTAAACCTTGGCCGGGTCGCGGCTGGGCTTTAGACTTTATTGGGGAGATTCATCTCAATTCGTCCCTACAGCACAAGCACATTCTCTTGGCTACAGATTTCTTCACCAAATGGGTCGAGGCCATACCAGTCAAGACGACGTCTTCAGAGGTGATCACGGACTTcatcttcaaatatattatcacCAGGTATGGTATCCCAGAATGTTTGGTTGTAGACAGGGGGCAGGTTTCATGGCTGAGAGGACCCAGAAGTTCTTAGCTGGCTATGGGATCAAGTTTCTGCATTCCAGTCCCTATTATGCTCAAGCGAATGGCCAGGCAGAGGCTAGCAACCGCGTCATTCTGTCTATACTCAAGCGAATGTTAGATGCCAATCCGCGATCGTGGCACCTAGAGTTGGATCACACATTGTGGGCTTACAGAACTTCCAAGCGTACTCCAACTGGTACTACCCCCTATGCATTGATGTATGGCCATGATGCGGTCCTTCATATGGAAATTAATGTTCAGTCGTTGCGGGTTCGCGAACAGCACCAGCTGATTGGGGAAGACTATGTTCAAGCTATGTTTCAAGAACATGACGACTTGGACTTTCGCCGGATGGAAGCTCTTGATAGCCTTATTGCTGAAAAGAAAACGATAGCACGACTTTATGACAAACGAACGCGAGGACGCATCTTTGGAGTTGGTGACTTAGTTTGGAAGGTTTGTTTGCCTTTTGGTGAACGAGTTGATGGTCGCGGTAAATGGTCTGCTAAATGGGAAGGTCCTTATGTGATTGATCGAGTAATGGGCAAAGGCGCCTACTACCTTCGCGATACTGACGGGAATGCTCATCGCAATCCCATGAATGGTCGCCATCTTAAGAAATACTTTCCTAGTGTTTGGGAATATAAAGATCCACCGACTGCGGTGCAAGCAATATAGCGAGGGTTTGTCTAGTGTTTTCTTGGACTATATTCTTCCAACCAAGTAAAAAGGGGGGCAACACCATGGATACTCAGAGCAATCGCGAATTCAGACATTTTTGCCCGGTCGCGAACGATCTAATCCATGAGTTCGCGaacccaaattttttttcgaaCCTAGTGAGTTTCTGAAACTTTTTGAGTTTCTTACTTGTGCTCCGGCATTTTGTGTAATACATTGGACCAATATTTGTGGTCTAGCATGGGTTATAACTTTGGTTATGCAGCAATGAAACAATAACAAGTGTTTTTATTAAACAAGTTGTGTTTTATTCATATGGCTTTGTGGCCAGAAACTTTATACAAGACCTATACTATTACATGTGAGCCTtacaagctctgataccatctaTACTAGGTGGCTTCGCGATGCTTCATGTTCATCCCACCACTTGAGATTAAACTGCACCAGTTAAGGACCGATTGGAACTAGCTTGTTGCCAAATATAGGTTCTAATTGGAAAACTGGTGGTAGCATGAGGGATCCTGAGCCTTGGTTTGCAGCATTCACCTGATCTTCCTTCAAAGAAGAAAGATTGGAGGATATTTCAAATGGGAGGTACAACAGCTGGCGTTGCGTATCAAAAGAGGTACGCAACGAGTATGCTGTACCTATTGGCTCTGGTCCCGGACTAGGCAGCTTGCTTCTCGATGCTCGGCGACTAAACATTGATGAATAGGCCGCGGGAAGGGCTGCCTTTTCCTCTCTTACTTGTAATCCTCCACTAGGAACAACCCTTAATGCAGGGTAGATCCCCGGTGTGGAACTACAAAGAAGGGAGGATGTGAGGGTGGAATAAGACTCCCACCTCACATTTGAGGGTAAAATAAGACTCTCACGAAGTGCTACTGAGTTGGCAAATCTGGGGGATAAAACTTAAGAAACCGAAGGGGTTTCGAAGGAGGAAATGGAATCGACATGGTTGGAGGCTGCGGGAGAAAGTGTGGTGAGTTCTTTCCTTAGGATTTCATTTTATAACAGAAGGAACTTGGATTCAAGGGTTGAGATTAAAGATGTAGATTTGGAGATCACACCCGGGATTAATTGCAGCAATAATGGTCAATCTGAAACGGTTTGTGCGTTTTCCAGTATTGATTGCTCCGGTTTACGAGGGTTTGCATGCGAACGTACCCGTTGACGAATGGAGTTGGGCTCAGGTCATGGGCCGGTAGTTGGGTTGTGAACGAATCGAAGAAGAAAGGTGAGTAGGAGGTGCAGATAAAGATAAGTTACAACTCTTACTATTGAAATGCATAACTTGTTCAAGTTACAGTTTATGCCCAACAAGGCGAATATCTAAGAGAAGCTTTCCATAGTCGTTGGCTTTGTCACATATTAGATTGTTGAGCTTTCTTTCTTCAGCATCAGAGACCGCCAGTTGCCTTTTGCGCTCTTGTATTTGGGGCACAACACTTCTTATCTCCTCCTTCATAGCCTTGAGCTCCCTAGCTTGCTCACCTTCAAGCTCTGCTAGTTGTTGCCGTAATGCACTAATTTGTTGCGCGCGGCTGATCTTGGCATGATGAAGTTTGGTCCTAAGTTGAGCAGGGCGTTGTGTAACGAATTGTCTGGCGTCAGCATTGTGTTGGGATAGACTCTGAGCTTGACTCCTCAGGATGTGGCATTCTGCCATAAGGCCCAGAATAGTGTTCAGTGCCTGTTCAGCATTCGCGACTAGGCTAGGATCAGGTGAGTGAAGCTTCAGGTAGCGAAGGGCGTCTTTCACCTTAGCCAGACAAACTGGATCAATTAGGTCTTCAGAAGATAGCTCAGCGAGTTGTGCTCGGGTCTGGACAAGTTCTTGAGACTCTATAGACATTAAGGGGCTGGCCGGACCTAGCATGTCATCCAGAAGATCTTCCACAGAAGGACTAGGATAATTCCCGGTTGGATCGACAGCGGTTGTAGGTCCAAAGGTCCCAACTGTTGGCACAATTGGCAGGCTGGAAGTAGTCGCGATTGCTACAACCTATAGAGAATAAAGAACAATTAGTAAAACAGCTAAGTGTTTACAAAGAAAGGGAGAGATGCATAAACCAAGAGGTGGTTAAAGGTATTACCCCATCAGAATGAGGAGAGGGAGCCTCGCTTCCTAGAGGAGGTTGCGGTGCGTCAGCAGGGCTCGCTGGGTCCACAGTCGTGAAGGGATGCTCCACATCTTCATCTGCTAGGTTGGAGTTGGTCACGTCTTCTTCATCTCCCACCTCATTCTCCAGAATTTTAGTTGAAGAGGAATGGGAGAGCACCGCTGTGGGAACGATTGACATTTGCAACTCCAAGATCTGAGCATTCGCCACCGTAATAGGGGGAGTGGTCTGAGTGGTTTCTTGGTTCACAGCCACAGTCGGTAACATAGCAGTCGCGACTTCCGTGGTAGGTGATTGAGCGTCAACATGAACCTGTGTTAGAGACCATGAAGGATATCATTGACCCACAGGCAATCAATGTAAGTTAAAGAACTACGTCTTAGCAGACAATAAAATGTTGCTCTGGGGGGCAACATCGTGTTTGACTACTTACGGCAGGATCTTCCATCGCGGGGGCTACAAGTTGAGGGGTAGACAGAGGTGTAGAAGCTGGGTTCTCGCGAACCTACAAATCAGATAAGAATCTGTCAGATTGGTTCATGAGTATAGCGGCAATTAGAACAAGTAGTGTGTTCTTGTTTACCTCAATGGCTGCCTCTGGATTGCTGGTCCCAGTCATTGGC encodes:
- the LOC126787100 gene encoding uncharacterized protein LOC126787100, whose translation is MAERTQKFLAGYGIKFLHSSPYYAQANGQAEASNRVILSILKRMLDANPRSWHLELDHTLWAYRTSKRTPTGTTPYALMYGHDAVLHMEINVQSLRVREQHQLIGEDYVQAMFQEHDDLDFRRMEALDSLIAEKKTIARLYDKRTRGRIFGVGDLVWKVCLPFGERVDGRGKWSAKWEGPYVIDRVMGKGAYYLRDTDGNAHRNPMNGRHLKKYFPSVWEYKDPPTAVQAI